The sequence below is a genomic window from Bos javanicus breed banteng chromosome 5, ARS-OSU_banteng_1.0, whole genome shotgun sequence.
TGGGTGAGGTGCATCTGCCAGGGCCGGCCCACACACAAGGCCTTTCTGTTCCCTATGTGTCAGGGGTGTCCCGTTTGGTGCCTgcgggagggaaggagggagaggcccGTACCGGCGCCTTGACGCAGGAGGTCTGCCGCTGTACTCATGTTGCTGGGCACTGGGGCCTCTGggacctcctccagaggatctgagGGAAATGGGGGTCAGCAGGGAGTGGCAGGCCCAGGAGCTGAGGGCGCCCTCTGCCGTCCCaagggaaggcaggcaggcagggagccAGGACTGGAGATTGTGCCTTTGGCCGCAGTGGGAGGGGAGACGGGGGAGGACAGATGCCCAGACACCCACCTTTGCTGGGAATGCGCAGGCAGCAGGGCAGGGACAGTGGGGAGATGGAGTGCTGGGAGACCAGGGCTGACAGGCTGCCTGCAGGGGAGAGGCGAGCGGGCTCCCGAGGTGCCCAAGtcctccacctccctcctgaCACCTCTTGACCTCCCTGGAATGCCAAGTGCAGCCTTCCCCACCCCTGCTTCTCACCAAAGTAGGGCTCGCTGGGACAGCCCTTGATCTTCACCCCTTTCGGCCCAGTCTCAATGAGAAAATGACGGACCAGCTGTTCTGAGGGGTCCCCTGACAGGAGTGGAGAAGAGGGGAGAAGATTCCAGGTTCCACTTCTCTCTGCTGGAATTCTCTACCAAGCAGGAGagctcatctcctcctcctccaccctgccTAGTCTTGCCTCTGTGCCTCCCCTCAccacacccccctccccctcaGGCTGGGCCACTCTGTACCTTTCCAGGACTGGGCGCTGGGAGGGGGCGTGGCCACCTTGAGAGCCAGCCCATAGGCTCCTTGGAATGAATGACTGTCCCTGATCAGGAAGGCCCCAGGGTCTTTGTCCTTCAGCAGGGTGAtggctgggggaggcaggagaAGTTTTCACAGCGGCAGACCAAGCCCCAGGTAGCACCTCCGCTCTGCTGCCTGAGCCCCCCAGACCTCTGGCCCTGACAGCTGTGGTGTCAGCACCCAGGATGCCACTGGGGAGTCAGTGCACTGGGCACTGACCTTGTGAGACCTCCTCAGGCCTAAAACCCAGAATCACCTGCTAGAAAGAGGCTTGGCCCAGAGGAGACCCGCTGACTAAGTGGCACAAACCAGAAGCTGAGCCAAAGGCCCGGAGCGGGTGGGGGCAGGCTGGCTTCTCACCTTGGTCACGGGACAGGTGTGGCTTGTACCAGAACTTGGATGTGTCCTGGACAAACTTGACATTGCTCTGGCTCTCTTGCATGGGGGGCTCTAGAACAGGGAGGGACTAAGCTTGACCCCAGGGCTCCCCAGTCCTCATGCCATGCCCCTCCCTGGAAACCAGGTTCTCCCCAGGTGGCCCCAGCCTCCTGAAGGCCTGTAtacctgggggctggggggcgtTATCCGGGAGCAGAGGTGCAAAAGTGACATGGTGACTAGCGCCTCTGGCTGGTGGGGACGCCTGCTCTGGGCCCCAGGGTCCCGGCTGCTGCCCAGGCCCCAGCAGGTGGCGTTTCTcagggagagggggctggggggcgCCGTTGACATCGTACGATGCAGCCAGAGGAAAGGCAGGTGTGGGCGAGCTCTGAGGGGGTTCTGGGCTGGCCACAAGCCAGGGCATCTGAGTAGGCACAGGGGTGAGGGGGGACCCATCTGGGCTGTCTGGGGGGTCTCGCAGGCCCTGCCAGGGGGCGTGACGGAGGCCGGGCAGGGTGTTGGGTACAGGCCCCCTTGGACTGGCGCTGTCTGAGTGACCCCCCGGGCTCCTCTCCTGAGGCCAGTCGTTGGGAGAGctgggtggggaggctggggagaaggCGCCAGGGGCTGGAGGCTCAGGCCCACTTCTCGCAGGCAGCTCTGGAGCCTTATCAGCGCCTCCCTGGCAAACAGGTGGCAAGGCCTCCGCAGGACTCAGTCTCTGAGTGGGCGCCAAGGTGGGGGAGCGGGTGTCCTGCCGTCGGGCGCTGCAGGGAGGGAAGGCGGGCGGGAGTTTAGTTGGGTTGCAGAGCCCTGTGTGAGCTGCCTCCCAACCCAAGCTTCAGTGTCTACCCAGATAAGGAGGCCCCTGAGCTGCCCAGCCCCATGAAGCACCTCTCCTTGCCCTGGACGGGGCTGCTGGTGTGCAGCGGCGTGGAAGGACCAGACAGCTCGGAAGCAGCGCTGCACTGGGCATCTCGCGGGGACCGGGGCAGGGTGCTGTGCCCGCTGGGACCCTCCCTCCAGGACACAGGCTCCGGCGACTCTGCAGGGAGAGGAGCTGTGGGCCAGGAAGAGCCCCTTTTGCCTGGCTTAGCTCTTCCTCAGTCTGTGCTTTCCCCACCATTTCCCAGAACCCTCTTCTGCCCTGGGCATCCCCCTTCCCAGGGCCTCACCTGCAGATGCCAAGGGTCCTGCTGGGGCCAGGTGCCCAGGCAGCGGATACCggtcccctccctcctctgcaGGGATCTCGTAGCTCAGCTTCCTGGACTGGGGGTAGGGCGGGCTGCCCGGGGAAATGGAGCCAGCCCGGGGGGAGTGGGCACGAGGGCTGGGATACCCTCTGCCCTCACCTGGAGACCCACAGCTGTGCGGCACCCGGCCATATGCTGGGCAGTAACTGGGAACTGCTCCTCCATAGCCGTACGTCACCAGGGCAGGGTACCCTGGGTGCCCATACCTTCCCTCAGGGCACAAGGCGTAGGAGCAGCCCTCATGCCCTTCCTCGCCTGCCTTGGGTGGCTTCAAGCAGCTGTAGTCAGGCAGCGGGGTGTGGTGGTGCCCACAGGCAGGCACCAGCAGGGGCAGCGGGTGCCCGGGTCGCACTGGGTGCAGGAGGGGCTTGCCAGCCTCACTTGCCCacccctctccagcctccctctccAGCCGCAGCCCATAGAGGGCTGCCGTGGGCAGTGCTAGCTTCTCCTCACAGGCGGGGCACGAGCACAGCGGAGGCAGCCCCGGGTCTTCCAGGATCACCACCTCCCGGTAGCCTGGGGGGCGGTAGCCAAAGTCTCCATTGGCGGGTTTCCCCAGCTCAGATGGGTAGGGGTACGGCCCCTCGGACAGCGAGCGGCAGAGGCGTCTCTTCTCCACGGAGGGCTCAGCATAACCCTGCGGGGGCCCCTCATAGGCTCCGAAAGCCAGCCGCCGCCTCTCCAGGGTCCCCTCTGGCCGGTAGTAGCCTCCATTGGGGACCCCGCAGGGTTCCCGGTAGCCCTGGCGGCAGGAGCAGTGGCGGCTGAGGCCAGGCCTGTGTCCCGAATATATTCCGAGGTGGGGGCCTCCGCCTGCAGCAGGCTGGTCTTCGTCATCAAGGATGGCCGTCTCGCGCCCAGCTCCCCGGCCCCCACTAGCCACTCCACAGCCTCCCAGCAGGCGCTCGAGCTCCTGCCGCTCGGCAGCCGTCGGGGGTGGCCGGCCAGGGGACTCAGCAGCCGGCTCCGTGGTCAGTGTGGAGGAGTGGCCAGAGTCGCTGCTGACAGAAagcagcgggggtgggggtggctccGGAGACGGGGCCGGCGGGGTCTGGCGGGGGGCTCGCTGCACCTGGGCATAAGGACTGCCATCCAGGGGCCCCCGGGTGTGGGTGACAGAGTCTGAGTGGGGAGAGGATCAGGGCAGGAGAGCAAGCAGgcaaaagtgagagagagagagggagagacagataaAGCACGTGTGTTAATAGGGGATGGTGCCGGAGACTCCAGCTCAGGGGGTGTCTCTTGGGAGGGTGTCTGTCTAGGGAGGGAAGCATGTGCCGCCCCCCCCAGAAACTCCACCTCCCGCCACCTCTGGGGACACCCCACACACCATCCGCACTGTCCTCATGGTGCAAGTTGAAGTTCTCGTAGGAGTCCCAGCGCACTGCGGGCTCTGCAGTGTTGTAGTCGACAGAGACGGAGGGCTCATTCCGTGGGGTGTTACCTATAGAGGGGCGTCCCGGGGGTGAGGAGCAGGGAGACAACCCCCTGactcctgccccctcccaggcTTGGCTCTTACCTTTGATCTTctctgggctggaggagaagatgaACTCCACCGAGGCTTGGAAGGGGAACCTCTCGTCTGTGGGGAGTGGACGGTGAGGAGCCAGGTGCCCCCCTCCCTGCCCTTACCCACCTGCCTGCCTCACCCGGGCTCCAGCCCCCAGGCCACTTGTCTCCAACTCACCGGTCCAGGCCTCATCCAACTGGTCCTTGGAGAAGGTGAGCCGTGGTCCATGGATGGTGCACGTGTGGAACTGGACTCGGAATACGAGGGTCCGGTCAGTTCCCCGGCTACCCTTGTGATAGCATGTTACCTGGGTGAGGGGAGGAAGACCAGCGTTCAGGCTCTGTGTCCACACACAtctcctctgtgcttccacctTGGCGGCTATCTGGCTGCAGCTCTGCTCTGCCTCAACTCCAAGTTGACCTCCCCATCAGGAAGACAACCTCCTTGCCCTCCAGCCTGCCTTAAATCAATGGCTCTCCAGAGACGGTGCAGCTGGCAGCGTTCACCACCACCCCGACCCCACCCCCAGGACTCTCCCTGTGGCTAAGGCCCCCTCACCATGACATCGCCTTTGAGGAGGAGGGCTGGCTCCAGGCTGATACAAAGCTGCTGGGGACCAGGGCCTGCAACGTGACTGGGGAAGAGAGAGGGCAGAGCTGAATCAGGGGCACTTGGGTGCACCGGTGGCTGTGAAGAGTCAACAGGGAGTTGGGAGATCAGAGACTGAGCCCTCCCTGAGCGCGAGCTCTTTAAGcatcagcttccccatctgtaaaatggattctAGGATGCTATTAGTTTTGGGGTGCAGTGGCTAGAGCTGGAGGCCCAGCTGTCTGGGAAAGGCTGGAAAAACAGGGATTCAGGGAGAAGGGGTCTGGCAACAGAGCACTCACTAGATTCCTGATGTGTAGACAAGCTGCATGGACTGGTAGATCTTGAGGAAGGGCTGGAATCCTAGAGGAGCAAAAAAGAGAAGGTACATGAAGGGCGTTGAGTGGAGGGGTGGGGCACAGCCCCCCGATGGggcacattccaggcagactcaCCTGCACCAGGTTCAAAGGCTGGCAGCACGGGCACCAGCACGTGGTGCAGGAAGAGAGGGCTGCTGTTCATGCGGATGGACCCGGACAGCAGACCGCTGAAGTAGGTGATATACCTGGTGGCCGGATGTCAAGGGGGATGTAAGCCCCTTCCAGGTCTTGGTCTCACGTGGTATAGCCATGGGCCCTGACTATCCCGTGAGTCCCTCTTTATCACAAGACTCAGCTTTATTTTCTGTATAGCTGTTGCTAACATCCCAAACGATCTTGTCTATTTATTTATAGGTTTATTGCCTTCTACCCCACCAGCATGTCAATAAGCCCCATGAGAGCAGGGACCTTGGATTTGTTCTGCATTCTCAGCACCTGACACAAGCCCCTAGCACACAGAAGGTGCTCCAGGAAGGTGTGCTGCATGAATGAGATAAGCTTGGCCTTGGCAGCCACGGAGGGACCTGCTCGCCTGGCCCATCCCCACCCAGGCTGCTCACCGGCGCTGGGAGGGCTGCAATTCTGCGGCAACCTTGTCTTCACAGAACTTCCGCATGGTAAGGGTCGCCAGTGCCTGGTCTGCCCTGGGGAGACAGGGGCCAGTGTGGGGGCTAAGGGGGTGGTTACATCCTGGTCTCCCTTTCCTAAGCTccaggggagggaagagaggtgTGATTCCCCGCAAGTCTAGAGGAAGTTCAGAGTGGTGGTGCAGAGAACTAGAAACCCCACAAGCAGCCACTTTACTAGTTGTTGGACTGCGGGCAACTGTTCCCTGAGttttagtttcttcctctgtgaaatgggacaaTAAGACCATGCTATGTGTTGAACtggggcttcccccgtggctcagtggtaaagaacccacctgccaatgcaggagacatgggtttgatccctgggtcgggaagatcccctggagaaggaaatggtcacccactccagtattcttgcctgggaaatcccatggcagaggagcctggcgggctatagtccatggggttgcagaagagtcggatatgacttagcgactaaacaacagaaatgggttgaattgtgtccccccagAAGATatgtacctcagaatgtgaccttatttggacaTAGGGTcgttgcagatgtaattaattaAGATGttatactggagtagggtgagcCCTTAATCCAGTGTGATTGGTGGccttagaagaaaagaagaagagacacagacacacagacacacaggaagaaggccatgtgacgacgaaggcagagactggagcgATACATCTGTAAGCCAAGGGACACCAAGGACTGCTGGCCCCCACCGGCAGCTGGGAAGAGGCCACTCCAAGAGTCTCAGTGCGAgtgtggccctgctgacaccttgatttcagacttggAGCTTCCAGAACTGAGACAACAAAGTTCTGTTGTCTTAAGCTACTTAGTCTGTggcactttgttatagcagccctaggAAAGTGGTGAAGTACAAGTGAGAAAAAGGAGGTGGAAAGCTCAAGTTTATAGCAAATGGCTCTGAACCCTGAGGTGGGCTTTAGAGGAGTGGGGCTCATCAAGGGCCAGCTGGAGGGAGGGTCCCTGGGGAAGGGGGGACTTGGGGCTGGGGCACCTTACCCTGCAGAGATCTTGCTGTAGTGCATGTAGGCAGAGACGATGACCCCGAGCTTGCCCTTGCTCCCCTGAGGACAAAGAGGGATAGAGGGCTTGCTGGGGCCCTTTGCTGAGGGCCCCCAGTCCTGTGAACCTGAAGTTCCAGCTCACCTTGCAGTACAATACGACCACGTGCTGCGGGTCAGCACTGAGCCAGGTCTCCATGGCTTTGCAAATGGAGCACAGCTTGTCTAGGGGGGGTGCGTGCAGCTCAGGCCAGCCAAAGTCCTGGACCTGAGGGGTACAGGGATGGAATTGGGGCTGGTGGCCACCAAAGAAGAGGTGGGTGGGGTGGAAGAGGGATAGGGTTTAGGTGCCTGGAGACAAGGTCAGGGGCCTGTTGCTTGTGTCGATGACAGCCTCAACTCTTTCCTCACCGAGATGATGGGTCGATACCTGCTGCACCACGCTTTGGGCTGTCCCAAGTGACAAGTCATATGGGCAAGTGTCTCAGAGTAAAGTAGATGCCAAGTGCTACTGTTAATACTGAGAAGGCTAGGGGTGATGGTTTTAATTCCCTCCTACCTTCGGGTTTAGGCGGGTCAGGTCATGTCTTTTCTCTGAAAGGTTGAAGAGCTGCAAGTAAAGTGGGGGCGTTAGGCGAAGTGACCCTAGGCAGCGAGGCGTGGCGATTCTTGGAGGTGTCACCTGCTGTGACCCTTAGTAAGGGTCTTTCTCCAAAAGGAGGAAGTGACTAAGGCCCGGCCTAACTTTGACAGCCGCATCAGTTGCCTGCCTTCTAGGTCGGCTCCGAGGAGCGTCCGGGGCCCCGCCTCCACAGGTTTGACGTCAGGGAGCTGCCGGGCCCTTCTGGCCCTCCCAGCCCTCTCATTGGCTGACTAAAGCAGGTCCCGCCTCTCACCAGGTACTTGTCACGGTGCTTGGATTGCAGCACGTGAGCCAGCTCGCGCAGGTGGCCCCGGTGTCGCTGCTCGTCAGGCCGCGAGGGGAAAGAGGCGGCCAGGATCCGCTCCGTCACGTAGGTGAGGTCCAAGTCCCAGCGGCGCTCCATGAGCGGGTCCAGGCTGAAgctcctggggaggagggggcgaAGCTGTGTTAGGAGCCGGGTGGGGAGAGGGTGTGGGGCGGGCACCGGGAGGCTGGTGTGATGGAAAGGTGTCTGGCCGACTACAGGTGAGGCATCCTGGGTCCTGACCTTTTGGGGGTGGGGCTGTCCTAGAGAGCTTTGTTGGGGGGAACTGCCCTGGGCTGAGGTGTAGGGTATCAGCAAAGGGCTCATATGGGACCACACCCGGCACCCTACTTACCTGGGCAGAGTGCTGCGCTGCTTTGAGTGGTTCAGAGACTTGGTGGATCCCTGGTGGATGAGATGAGATTTTGCACACGTCTTTTCTGCCCCTCA
It includes:
- the TNS2 gene encoding tensin-2 isoform X5, with amino-acid sequence MKSSGPVERLLRALGRRDSSRATSRPRKAEPHSFREKVFRKKPPVCAVCKAAIDGTGVSCRVCKVATHRKCEAKVTSSCQALPPVELRRNTAPVRRIEHLGSTKSLNHSKQRSTLPRSFSLDPLMERRWDLDLTYVTERILAASFPSRPDEQRHRGHLRELAHVLQSKHRDKYLLFNLSEKRHDLTRLNPKVQDFGWPELHAPPLDKLCSICKAMETWLSADPQHVVVLYCKGSKGKLGVIVSAYMHYSKISAGADQALATLTMRKFCEDKVAAELQPSQRRYITYFSGLLSGSIRMNSSPLFLHHVLVPVLPAFEPGAGFQPFLKIYQSMQLVYTSGIYHVAGPGPQQLCISLEPALLLKGDVMVTCYHKGSRGTDRTLVFRVQFHTCTIHGPRLTFSKDQLDEAWTDERFPFQASVEFIFSSSPEKIKGNTPRNEPSVSVDYNTAEPAVRWDSYENFNLHHEDSADDSVTHTRGPLDGSPYAQVQRAPRQTPPAPSPEPPPPPLLSVSSDSGHSSTLTTEPAAESPGRPPPTAAERQELERLLGGCGVASGGRGAGRETAILDDEDQPAAGGGPHLGIYSGHRPGLSRHCSCRQGYREPCGVPNGGYYRPEGTLERRRLAFGAYEGPPQGYAEPSVEKRRLCRSLSEGPYPYPSELGKPANGDFGYRPPGYREVVILEDPGLPPLCSCPACEEKLALPTAALYGLRLEREAGEGWASEAGKPLLHPVRPGHPLPLLVPACGHHHTPLPDYSCLKPPKAGEEGHEGCSYALCPEGRYGHPGYPALVTYGYGGAVPSYCPAYGRVPHSCGSPGEGRGYPSPRAHSPRAGSISPGSPPYPQSRKLSYEIPAEEGGDRYPLPGHLAPAGPLASAESPEPVSWREGPSGHSTLPRSPRDAQCSAASELSGPSTPLHTSSPVQGKESARRQDTRSPTLAPTQRLSPAEALPPVCQGGADKAPELPARSGPEPPAPGAFSPASPPSSPNDWPQERSPGGHSDSASPRGPVPNTLPGLRHAPWQGLRDPPDSPDGSPLTPVPTQMPWLVASPEPPQSSPTPAFPLAASYDVNGAPQPPLPEKRHLLGPGQQPGPWGPEQASPPARGASHHVTFAPLLPDNAPQPPEPPMQESQSNVKFVQDTSKFWYKPHLSRDQAITLLKDKDPGAFLIRDSHSFQGAYGLALKVATPPPSAQSWKGDPSEQLVRHFLIETGPKGVKIKGCPSEPYFGSLSALVSQHSISPLSLPCCLRIPSKDPLEEVPEAPVPSNMSTAADLLRQGAACSVLYLTSVETESLTGPQAVARASSAALSCSPRPTPAVVHFKVSAQGITLTDNQRKLFFRRHYPVNSITFSSTDPQDRRWTNSDGTTSKIFGFVAKKPGSPWENVCHLFAELDPDQPAGAIVTFITKVLLGQRK
- the TNS2 gene encoding tensin-2 isoform X9, which produces MRKFCEDKVAAELQPSQRRYITYFSGLLSGSIRMNSSPLFLHHVLVPVLPAFEPGAGFQPFLKIYQSMQLVYTSGIYHVAGPGPQQLCISLEPALLLKGDVMVTCYHKGSRGTDRTLVFRVQFHTCTIHGPRLTFSKDQLDEAWTDERFPFQASVEFIFSSSPEKIKGNTPRNEPSVSVDYNTAEPAVRWDSYENFNLHHEDSADDSVTHTRGPLDGSPYAQVQRAPRQTPPAPSPEPPPPPLLSVSSDSGHSSTLTTEPAAESPGRPPPTAAERQELERLLGGCGVASGGRGAGRETAILDDEDQPAAGGGPHLGIYSGHRPGLSRHCSCRQGYREPCGVPNGGYYRPEGTLERRRLAFGAYEGPPQGYAEPSVEKRRLCRSLSEGPYPYPSELGKPANGDFGYRPPGYREVVILEDPGLPPLCSCPACEEKLALPTAALYGLRLEREAGEGWASEAGKPLLHPVRPGHPLPLLVPACGHHHTPLPDYSCLKPPKAGEEGHEGCSYALCPEGRYGHPGYPALVTYGYGGAVPSYCPAYGRVPHSCGSPGEGRGYPSPRAHSPRAGSISPGSPPYPQSRKLSYEIPAEEGGDRYPLPGHLAPAGPLASAAPLPAESPEPVSWREGPSGHSTLPRSPRDAQCSAASELSGPSTPLHTSSPVQGKESARRQDTRSPTLAPTQRLSPAEALPPVCQGGADKAPELPARSGPEPPAPGAFSPASPPSSPNDWPQERSPGGHSDSASPRGPVPNTLPGLRHAPWQGLRDPPDSPDGSPLTPVPTQMPWLVASPEPPQSSPTPAFPLAASYDVNGAPQPPLPEKRHLLGPGQQPGPWGPEQASPPARGASHHVTFAPLLPDNAPQPPEPPMQESQSNVKFVQDTSKFWYKPHLSRDQAITLLKDKDPGAFLIRDSHSFQGAYGLALKVATPPPSAQSWKGDPSEQLVRHFLIETGPKGVKIKGCPSEPYFGSLSALVSQHSISPLSLPCCLRIPSKDPLEEVPEAPVPSNMSTAADLLRQGAACSVLYLTSVETESLTGPQAVARASSAALSCSPRPTPAVVHFKVSAQGITLTDNQRKLFFRRHYPVNSITFSSTDPQDRRWTNSDGTTSKIFGFVAKKPGSPWENVCHLFAELDPDQPAGAIVTFITKVLLGQRK
- the TNS2 gene encoding tensin-2 isoform X1, whose product is MCWEGGLLSSPPAQGQLLRKESGAGGAMKPRKAEPHSFREKVFRKKPPVCAVCKAAIDGTGVSCRVCKVATHRKCEAKVTSSCQALPPVELRRNTAPVRRIEHLGSTKSLNHSKQRSTLPRSFSLDPLMERRWDLDLTYVTERILAASFPSRPDEQRHRGHLRELAHVLQSKHRDKYLLFNLSEKRHDLTRLNPKVQDFGWPELHAPPLDKLCSICKAMETWLSADPQHVVVLYCKGSKGKLGVIVSAYMHYSKISAGADQALATLTMRKFCEDKVAAELQPSQRRYITYFSGLLSGSIRMNSSPLFLHHVLVPVLPAFEPGAGFQPFLKIYQSMQLVYTSGIYHVAGPGPQQLCISLEPALLLKGDVMVTCYHKGSRGTDRTLVFRVQFHTCTIHGPRLTFSKDQLDEAWTDERFPFQASVEFIFSSSPEKIKGNTPRNEPSVSVDYNTAEPAVRWDSYENFNLHHEDSADDSVTHTRGPLDGSPYAQVQRAPRQTPPAPSPEPPPPPLLSVSSDSGHSSTLTTEPAAESPGRPPPTAAERQELERLLGGCGVASGGRGAGRETAILDDEDQPAAGGGPHLGIYSGHRPGLSRHCSCRQGYREPCGVPNGGYYRPEGTLERRRLAFGAYEGPPQGYAEPSVEKRRLCRSLSEGPYPYPSELGKPANGDFGYRPPGYREVVILEDPGLPPLCSCPACEEKLALPTAALYGLRLEREAGEGWASEAGKPLLHPVRPGHPLPLLVPACGHHHTPLPDYSCLKPPKAGEEGHEGCSYALCPEGRYGHPGYPALVTYGYGGAVPSYCPAYGRVPHSCGSPGEGRGYPSPRAHSPRAGSISPGSPPYPQSRKLSYEIPAEEGGDRYPLPGHLAPAGPLASAAPLPAESPEPVSWREGPSGHSTLPRSPRDAQCSAASELSGPSTPLHTSSPVQGKESARRQDTRSPTLAPTQRLSPAEALPPVCQGGADKAPELPARSGPEPPAPGAFSPASPPSSPNDWPQERSPGGHSDSASPRGPVPNTLPGLRHAPWQGLRDPPDSPDGSPLTPVPTQMPWLVASPEPPQSSPTPAFPLAASYDVNGAPQPPLPEKRHLLGPGQQPGPWGPEQASPPARGASHHVTFAPLLPDNAPQPPEPPMQESQSNVKFVQDTSKFWYKPHLSRDQAITLLKDKDPGAFLIRDSHSFQGAYGLALKVATPPPSAQSWKGDPSEQLVRHFLIETGPKGVKIKGCPSEPYFGSLSALVSQHSISPLSLPCCLRIPSKDPLEEVPEAPVPSNMSTAADLLRQGAACSVLYLTSVETESLTGPQAVARASSAALSCSPRPTPAVVHFKVSAQGITLTDNQRKLFFRRHYPVNSITFSSTDPQDRRWTNSDGTTSKIFGFVAKKPGSPWENVCHLFAELDPDQPAGAIVTFITKVLLGQRK
- the TNS2 gene encoding tensin-2 isoform X4, which encodes MCWEGGLLSSPPAQGQLLRKESGAGGAMKPRKAEPHSFREKVFRKKPPVCAVCKAAIDGTGVSCRVCKVATHRKCEAKVTSSCQALPPVELRRNTAPVRRIEHLGSTKSLNHSKQRSTLPRSFSLDPLMERRWDLDLTYVTERILAASFPSRPDEQRHRGHLRELAHVLQSKHRDKYLLFNLSEKRHDLTRLNPKVQDFGWPELHAPPLDKLCSICKAMETWLSADPQHVVVLYCKGSKGKLGVIVSAYMHYSKISAGADQALATLTMRKFCEDKVAAELQPSQRRYITYFSGLLSGSIRMNSSPLFLHHVLVPVLPAFEPGAGFQPFLKIYQSMQLVYTSGIYHVAGPGPQQLCISLEPALLLKGDVMVTCYHKGSRGTDRTLVFRVQFHTCTIHGPRLTFSKDQLDEAWTDERFPFQASVEFIFSSSPEKIKGNTPRNEPSVSVDYNTAEPAVRWDSYENFNLHHEDSADDSVTHTRGPLDGSPYAQVQRAPRQTPPAPSPEPPPPPLLSVSSDSGHSSTLTTEPAAESPGRPPPTAAERQELERLLGGCGVASGGRGAGRETAILDDEDQPAAGGGPHLGIYSGHRPGLSRHCSCRQGYREPCGVPNGGYYRPEGTLERRRLAFGAYEGPPQGYAEPSVEKRRLCRSLSEGPYPYPSELGKPANGDFGYRPPGYREVVILEDPGLPPLCSCPACEEKLALPTAALYGLRLEREAGEGWASEAGKPLLHPVRPGHPLPLLVPACGHHHTPLPDYSCLKPPKAGEEGHEGCSYALCPEGRYGHPGYPALVTYGYGGAVPSYCPAYGRVPHSCGSPGEGRGYPSPRAHSPRAGSISPGSPPYPQSRKLSYEIPAEEGGDRYPLPGHLAPAGPLASAESPEPVSWREGPSGHSTLPRSPRDAQCSAASELSGPSTPLHTSSPVQGKESARRQDTRSPTLAPTQRLSPAEALPPVCQGGADKAPELPARSGPEPPAPGAFSPASPPSSPNDWPQERSPGGHSDSASPRGPVPNTLPGLRHAPWQGLRDPPDSPDGSPLTPVPTQMPWLVASPEPPQSSPTPAFPLAASYDVNGAPQPPLPEKRHLLGPGQQPGPWGPEQASPPARGASHHVTFAPLLPDNAPQPPEPPMQESQSNVKFVQDTSKFWYKPHLSRDQAITLLKDKDPGAFLIRDSHSFQGAYGLALKVATPPPSAQSWKGDPSEQLVRHFLIETGPKGVKIKGCPSEPYFGSLSALVSQHSISPLSLPCCLRIPSKDPLEEVPEAPVPSNMSTAADLLRQGAACSVLYLTSVETESLTGPQAVARASSAALSCSPRPTPAVVHFKVSAQGITLTDNQRKLFFRRHYPVNSITFSSTDPQDRRWTNSDGTTSKIFGFVAKKPGSPWENVCHLFAELDPDQPAGAIVTFITKVLLGQRK
- the TNS2 gene encoding tensin-2 isoform X2, producing MKSSGPVERLLRALGRRDSSRATSRPRKAEPHSFREKVFRKKPPVCAVCKAAIDGTGVSCRVCKVATHRKCEAKVTSSCQALPPVELRRNTAPVRRIEHLGSTKSLNHSKQRSTLPRSFSLDPLMERRWDLDLTYVTERILAASFPSRPDEQRHRGHLRELAHVLQSKHRDKYLLFNLSEKRHDLTRLNPKVQDFGWPELHAPPLDKLCSICKAMETWLSADPQHVVVLYCKGSKGKLGVIVSAYMHYSKISAGADQALATLTMRKFCEDKVAAELQPSQRRYITYFSGLLSGSIRMNSSPLFLHHVLVPVLPAFEPGAGFQPFLKIYQSMQLVYTSGIYHVAGPGPQQLCISLEPALLLKGDVMVTCYHKGSRGTDRTLVFRVQFHTCTIHGPRLTFSKDQLDEAWTDERFPFQASVEFIFSSSPEKIKGNTPRNEPSVSVDYNTAEPAVRWDSYENFNLHHEDSADDSVTHTRGPLDGSPYAQVQRAPRQTPPAPSPEPPPPPLLSVSSDSGHSSTLTTEPAAESPGRPPPTAAERQELERLLGGCGVASGGRGAGRETAILDDEDQPAAGGGPHLGIYSGHRPGLSRHCSCRQGYREPCGVPNGGYYRPEGTLERRRLAFGAYEGPPQGYAEPSVEKRRLCRSLSEGPYPYPSELGKPANGDFGYRPPGYREVVILEDPGLPPLCSCPACEEKLALPTAALYGLRLEREAGEGWASEAGKPLLHPVRPGHPLPLLVPACGHHHTPLPDYSCLKPPKAGEEGHEGCSYALCPEGRYGHPGYPALVTYGYGGAVPSYCPAYGRVPHSCGSPGEGRGYPSPRAHSPRAGSISPGSPPYPQSRKLSYEIPAEEGGDRYPLPGHLAPAGPLASAAPLPAESPEPVSWREGPSGHSTLPRSPRDAQCSAASELSGPSTPLHTSSPVQGKESARRQDTRSPTLAPTQRLSPAEALPPVCQGGADKAPELPARSGPEPPAPGAFSPASPPSSPNDWPQERSPGGHSDSASPRGPVPNTLPGLRHAPWQGLRDPPDSPDGSPLTPVPTQMPWLVASPEPPQSSPTPAFPLAASYDVNGAPQPPLPEKRHLLGPGQQPGPWGPEQASPPARGASHHVTFAPLLPDNAPQPPEPPMQESQSNVKFVQDTSKFWYKPHLSRDQAITLLKDKDPGAFLIRDSHSFQGAYGLALKVATPPPSAQSWKGDPSEQLVRHFLIETGPKGVKIKGCPSEPYFGSLSALVSQHSISPLSLPCCLRIPSKDPLEEVPEAPVPSNMSTAADLLRQGAACSVLYLTSVETESLTGPQAVARASSAALSCSPRPTPAVVHFKVSAQGITLTDNQRKLFFRRHYPVNSITFSSTDPQDRRWTNSDGTTSKIFGFVAKKPGSPWENVCHLFAELDPDQPAGAIVTFITKVLLGQRK